A genomic window from Gossypium hirsutum isolate 1008001.06 chromosome D10, Gossypium_hirsutum_v2.1, whole genome shotgun sequence includes:
- the LOC107914535 gene encoding uncharacterized protein encodes MRRSTRRSSIGIGLGAEERFNSKPTGSFSTRFSLSSFVKRVEKLTDDQRTAIKKVGFGNLLLIPNQMLSKSLLVELMDRWNSEECGFMLLPGIVKITLMDVALILGIRVIGVPILLREDEAFSELETDYGAALWKRKITVASLESRLDLLGQVVNEDFVRTFILFTFGTILFPNANGKVDSRYLSFLKSLDDISRFAWGAAVLEDIFMWLNKRKESNVQYVGGCLILLQVWCYEHIDLARPELMECQSMFPRACRWESSKSHQRQWFAAKFREMQDCQITWHLQPTSEELQFDVINELLEVESSSIDNSSDDGSTIGVTGLEVESLEHNSCKVQGGKVINLKRSTVPQSIPEVQTMGFPSTSDASVAHEDCMEIPSECQNLQQLTSSQVVGLLQLESDAINTSKVQVQKEQEQSTASQHVREVETETMDFQSTTRASELHDEFVELSSRYQNSEKLTNFNVVGLHIESVESSTSKVEVLNGQEVNLNQSTTWQHLTEVQREATAFPSMPCVSKLHMECGELSSQSHKADKFMSGKEDELMKRNQILEVENKELRKEVEALKLEIKQLKMHICCTNDLVTRLEGLVMDDIY; translated from the exons ATGAGGAGATCCACGAGGAGATCTTCAATCGGGATTGGATTAGGAGCTGAAGAACGCTTCAATTCAAAGCCG acCGGAAGTTTTAGTACAAGATTTTCCTTGTCGTCATTTGTTAAACGAGTGGAGAAACTCACTGATGATCAACGAACTGCGATAAAGAAAGTTGGTTTCGGTAATTTGCTTTTGATACCTAACCAGATGCTGAGCAAGAGTCTGCTAGTAGAGTTGATGGACAGATGGAATTCTGAGGAATGTGGTTTTATGCTGCTTCCTGGTATTGTCAAAATTACACTGATGGATGTAGCTTTAATTTTGGGGATTCGCGTGATTGGTGTCCCTATACTGCTTAGGGAGGATGAAGCCTTTTCTGAGCTGGAAACTGATTATGGAGCTGCTTTATGGAAGAGAAAGATCACAGTTGCGTCACTTGAAAGTAGACTTGATTTGCTTGGACAAGTAGTTAATGAAGACTTTGTTAGGACATTCATACTCTTTACATTTGGCACTATTCTTTTTCCCAATGCAAATGGAAAAGTGGATTCCCGTTATCTTTCCTTCCTTAAAAGTTTGGATGATATCAGTCGCTTTGCGTGGGGTGCAGCTGTTCTAGAGGACATATTTATGTGgttgaacaaaagaaaagagtCAAATGTGCAGTATGTTGGAGGTTGTCTTATACTTCTTCAA GTATGGTGTTATGAGCACATTGACTTAGCCCGACCAGAGTTGATGGAATGCCAGTCAATGTTTCCTCGTGCATGCCGATGGGAAAGTAGTAAGTCCCATCAGAGACAATGGTTTGCTGCAAAATTCCGGGAAATGCAGGATTGTCAG ATAACGTGGCATCTTCAACCAACTTCTGAGGAGTTACAATTTGATGTTATCAACGAGTTATTGGAGGTTGAGAGTTCCAGTATAGACAACTCCTCAGATGACGGTTCAACTATTGGT GTTACTGGACTTGAAGTAGAATCACTCGAGCATAATTCCTGTAAAGTACAAGGGGGAAAAGTGATCAATTTGAAGCGGTCAACAGTGCCACAAAGTATACCAGAAGTGCAAACAATGGGGTTTCCTTCAACTTCAGATGCTTCGGTAGCACACGAGGACTGCATGGAGATACCATCAGAGTGCCAGAACTTGCAGCAATTGACTTCTAGCCAG GTTGTTGGTCTTCTTCAACTAGAATCCGATGCGATTAATACCAGTAAAGTACAAGTACAAAAGGAACAAGAGCAGTCAACAGCATCTCAACATGTACGGGAAGTGGAAACAGAGACCATGGACTTCCAATCAACAACACGTGCTTCCGAGTTACATGATGAGTTTGTGGAACTATCATCGAGGTACCAGAACTCAGAGAAACTGACTAATTTTAAT GTTGTTGGACTTCATATAGAATCAGTGGAGAGTAGTACCAGTAAAGTAGAAGTACTAAATGGACAAGAGGTTAATTTGAATCAGTCAACAACATGGCAACATTTAACAGAAGTGCAAAGAGAGGCCACGGCTTTTCCATCGATGCCATGTGTTTCCAAATTACACATGGAGTGTGGAGAGCTATCATCACAGTCCCATAAGGCAGATAAATTTATGAGTGGTAAA GAAGATgaattgatgaagagaaaccagatacTGGAAGTTGAAAATAAAGAATTGAGGAAAGAGGTAGAGGCTTTAAAATTGGAAATCAAACAATTGAAAATGCATATCTGTTGCACAAATGATCTGGTGACCCGTTTAGAGGGACTTGTAATGGATGACATATACTAA